One part of the Glycine max cultivar Williams 82 chromosome 14, Glycine_max_v4.0, whole genome shotgun sequence genome encodes these proteins:
- the LOC100778904 gene encoding KH domain-containing protein At3g08620 encodes MQQKSTQQQLKHTLRGIDSRIERHPLTLAFTTEQQKISSPSTARANSPNINMRSNFEVESQYLTELLAEHQKLGPFMQVLPLCTRLLNQEILRVSGKNGLMQNQGLSDYDRVQFGSPKPNLMPSLDIQPNFTGWNSLSHEGLAGVQGLNVDWQTSPGVPSSHIVKRTLRLDIANDSYPNFNLVGRLLGPRGNSLKRVEATTGCRVFIRGKGSIKELDKEELLRGRPGYEHLNEPLHVLIEAELPVNVVDIRLRQAQEIIEELLKPMDESQDLHKRQQLRELAMLNSNFREDSPQLSGSPSTFNSN; translated from the exons ATGCAACAGAAGtcaacacaacaacaattaaaacaCACCCTGAGAGGGATAGATAGTAGGATTGAGAGACACCCTTTAACGCTTGCTTTCACTACTGAGCAACAGAAG ATCTCCTCACCTTCAACAGCAAGGGCCAATTCACCAAACATAAACATGAGAAGCAATTTTGAGGTTGAAAG TCAGTACTTAACGGAGCTGCTAGCAGAACACCAGAAGCTTGGACCTTTCATGCAAGTCCTACCCTTGTGTACCAGGCTCTTAAATCAAG AGATTTTAAGGGTTTCTGGAAAGAATGGATTGATGCAGAACCAAGGGCTTAGTGACTATGACAGAGTGCAGTTTGGAAGCCCCAAACCCAATCTTATGCCTTCTTTAGACATACAACCTAATTTTACAGGCTGGAACAGCTTGTCACATGAA GGGTTAGCAGGAGTACAAGGACTAAACGTTGATTGGCAAACATCACCAGGTGTCCCAAGCTCTCACATTGTGAAGAGGACATTGCGCTTGGATATTGCTAATGATAGCTATCCAAAT TTCAATTTAGTTGGACGGCTTCTTGGCCCTAGGGGCAATTCACTGAAGCGAGTGGAGGCTACCACAGGTTGCCGTGTATTTATCAGAGGGAAAGGTTCAATAAAAGAACTAGATAAG GAAGAGTTGTTAAGGGGAAGGCCAGGCTATGAGCACTTGAATGAACCACTGCACGTTTTGATTGAGGCCGAATTACCTGTCAATGTTGTTGATATAAGGCTGAGGCAAGCACAAGAGATCATAGAAGAGCTACTCAAACCCATG GATGAGTCACAGGATCTCCACAAAAGGCAACAACTAAGAGAACTTGCTATGCTGAATTCCAATTTTAGAGAAGATAGCCCTCAACTCAGTGGTAGTCCCTCTACATTCAACTCCAATTAA